A part of Podarcis raffonei isolate rPodRaf1 chromosome 12, rPodRaf1.pri, whole genome shotgun sequence genomic DNA contains:
- the EAF1 gene encoding ELL-associated factor 1, whose protein sequence is MNGSANPLLDKDEHPLQLGESFERHPKASFHTIRYDFKPASIDTSCEGELQVGKGDEVTITLPHIPGSTPPMTVFKGNKRPYQKDCVLIINHDTGEYVLEKLSSSIQVKKTRAEGSSKIQARIEQQSARASQPSSTQFRAPTKPAAGPKTSPLKDNPSPEPQLDDIKRELRAEVEIIEQMSSSSGSSSSDSESSSGSDDETSSSDGDDAAHPSPSQPGNNKNSVANGTSRPQGSNQLMSTLRNDLQLSESGSDSDD, encoded by the exons ATGAACGGCTCGGCGAACCCGCTGCTGGACAAGGACGAGCACCCGCTGCAGCTGGGCGAGAGCTTCGAGAGGCACCCCAAGGCCTCCTTCCACACCATCCGCT ATGACTTCAAACCAGCATCTATTGATACATCTTGTGAAGGGGAGCTTCAAGTTGGCAAAGGAGACGAAGTCACAATTACATTACCACACATCCCA GGTTCTACTCCTCCAATGACGGTGTTCAAAGGAAATAAAAGACCATACCAGAAGGACTGCGTACTTATTATCAATCACGATACTGGGGAATATGTGCTTGAAAAGCTAAGCAGCAGCATTCAAGTCAAGAAGACAAG AGCTGAAGGCAGCAGCAAAATCCAGGCCCGGATAGAACAGCAATCGGCCCGAGCTTCACAACCTTCTTCTACCCAGTTCAGAGCTCCTACAAAACCAGCAGCGGGTCCCAAGACCTCCCCACTGAAAGACAATCCTTCCCCAGAGCCTCAGCTGGATGACATTAAGAGAG AGTTGAGAGCCGAGGTTGAAATAATTGAGCAGATGAGTAGCAGCAGCGGAAGCAGCTCGTCGGATTCAGAGAGCTCTTCTGGGAGCGATGATGAAACCTCGAGCAGCGATGGGGATGACGCTGcacacccttccccttcccagccAGGTAACAACAAGAACTCTGTTGCCAACGGAACCAGCAGGCCACAAGGAAGCAATCAGCTCATGAGCACGCTCA GAAATGACTTGCAGTTGAGTGAATCTGGAAGTGACAGTGATGATTAG